A genomic window from Brassica oleracea var. oleracea cultivar TO1000 chromosome C8, BOL, whole genome shotgun sequence includes:
- the LOC106312223 gene encoding uncharacterized protein LOC106312223 isoform X1, producing MAKPENNENHQTWSTWEELLLACAVHRHGIDSWDSVAAEIHKQNSSSRTLTASDCRHKYHDLKRRFSPGGDTVSEISGWLEELRKLRVDELRREVERYDLSISSLQMKVKRLEDEREKSLKEEAEKVTESPDLVKITETVNNSDVPVIEPNREIDESIEEKPNRIGGDETDEKPVREDSGRGSCESVAKDSERGDSVREGKDSPELKLEEEVKETSDVQSSASLPRKEKPVGHDQPDNEDQSLAVNKTLVKSRPLIEFIEMLCSHPIGSHFSRRLESQLQETPEEYERIIRQHIDFDLIRTRVEEGYYESSKTKFHRDLLVLINNAKVFYGERSPDSNSATQLHELIKKQMTTLNTSNQTSPTKDEPLVTSKEEELTLLSLKTEVSVSVKACRKRSSLAVRSSEPFKKKTNIVPTTDENEKKQVSETEEEDETTTDKDEEPIVPKKTPRGRTTTTSSSAKKIGTRNVVKTSLDDDQKKSDQEKKGKTTANAVSKKQSAASFLKRMKGAETVLETVKDDSSSGKKGAEQRRSNTKHEKAVAGQKRTTPAKKNTSAASKREASEKEEGSSTRPKKRTRKL from the exons ATGGCTAAACCGGAAAACAACGAAAATCATCAAACATGGAGCACATGGGAGGAGCTCCTCCTCGCCTGCGCCGTTCACCGTCACGGTATCGATTCGTGGGACTCCGTCGCCGCCGAAATCCACAAACAAAACTCTTCTTCTCGTACACTCACCGCCTCCGACTGTCGTCACAAATACCACGATCTCAAACGACGATTCTCCCCCGGGGGAGATACCGTCTCCGAGATCTCTGGGTGGCTCGAGGAGCTGAGAAAGCTCCGCGTCGATGAGCTCCGTCGAGAAGTCGAACGTTACGATCTATCCATTTCGTCTTTGCAGATGAAGGTGAAGAGATTGGAAGATGAGAGAGAGAAGAGCTTAAAGGAGGAGGCGGAGAAGGTTACCGAATCTCCAGATCTGGTTAAAATCACGGAAACGGTTAACAACTCCGACGTTCCGGTTATCGAGCCGAACCGGGAAATCGACGAATCAATTGAAGAAAAACCGAACCGGATCGGGGGAGATGAAACCGATGAGAAACCGGTTAGGGAGGATTCGGGTAGGGGAAGTTGCGAGAGCGTGGCGAAGGACTCGGAGAGAGGTGACTCAGTAAGAGAGGGTAAAGACTCGCCCGAGTTGAAATTAGAGGAAGAAGTGAAAGAAACGAGTGACGTGCAAAGCTCGGCGAGCTTACCGAGAAAGGAGAAGCCGGTGGGACACGACCAACCGGATAACGAGGATCAATCTCTGGCCGTTAATAAGACGCTCGTTAAATCTAGGCCGTTGATTGAATTCATCGAGATGCTTTGCTCTCATCCTATTGGCTCCCATTTTTCGCGCCGGCTCGAGAGCCAG CTGCAGGAAACACCTGAGGAGTACGAGAGGATAATAAGGCAGCACATAGACTTTGACCTGATTCGAACTCGTGTAGAAGAAGGTTATTACGAAAGCTCCAAGACCAAGTTTCATCGAGATTTACTTGTACTAATCAACAACGCCAAGGTTTTCTACGGCGAGCGATCTCCTGACTCTAACTCCGCAACGCAGCTTCACGAACTCATCAAGAAACAGATGACTACTCTCAACACGTCTAATCAAACATCACCAACAAAAGACGAACCCTTGGTGACGTCTAAGGAGGAGGAACTCACACTGTTGTCTCTGAAGACAGAAGTGTCCGTATCTGTTAAAGCTTGTAGGAAACGTAGTTCCTTAGCTGTTAGATCTTCTGAACCGTTCAAGAAAAAAACTAACATAGTTCCAACGACGGATGAGAATGAGAAGAAGCAAGTTTCAGAGACGGAGGAGGAAGATGAAACCACCACTGATAAAGATGAGGAACCTATTGTTCCCAAGAAGACGCCTAGAGGAAGAACAACAACAACCTCATCATCAGCTAAAAAAATTGGAACCAGAAACGTTGTTAAGACCAGTTTGGATGATGATCAGAAGAAAAGTGATCAAGAAAAGAAGGGTAAGACCACAGCAAATGCCGTCTCAAAGAAGCAAAGCGCGGCAAGTTTTCTTAAGAGAATGAAAGGAGCTGAAACTGTGCTAGAGACGGTGAAGGATGATTCCTCTAGTGGAAAGAAAGGAGCTGAACAGAGGAGAAGTAACACTAAGCATGAAAAAGCTGTTGCAGGTCAGAAACGAACAACACCTGCAAAGAAAAACACAAGTGCAGCCTCTAAAAGAGAAGCTAGTGAAAAGGAGGAAGGTTCTTCTACTCGCCCAAAGAAACGTACAAGGAAGTTATGA
- the LOC106307551 gene encoding uncharacterized protein LOC106307551 → MKASMKFREEKKPLFRAKIPLSIIGLPFQSGIVAGESKELSLNLSTFFESGPSLKIAYRPNDSYNPFSLIVKTGTGSFGSPISTSMLMSAEFNLLGQRNPSFMIHFKPQFGDFSIKKSHSSSRFDANSLNGSVSEEDPSIEVVDSPAKVTLFPSAASAGDIAGLLSGVEVAARTSLPVRGRAVVNFRWGVRVPAEIRREFDPTAVVSLRRFPFLVMDKIGIEHVDGKPTGDTGSGGVDLGKVCLFMEELRSENRELKRAVEDLRGVMMSNVSPFSQATVDYGSHSKQREAERSNNKSKSNNGRARADRWSSERTTSDCGGKKSKEEGDVAEELKKALKGAA, encoded by the coding sequence ATGAAGGCGTCGATGAAGTTTCGCGAAGAGAAGAAGCCTCTCTTCAGAGCAAAGATCCCTCTGAGCATCATAGGCCTACCGTTTCAATCCGGAATCGTCGCCGGAGAATCCAAGGAACTCAGCCTCAACCTCTCCACCTTCTTCGAATCAGGCCCATCTCTCAAGATCGCTTACCGCCCCAACGACTCATACAACCCTTTCTCCCTCATCGTCAAAACGGGAACCGGATCTTTCGGCTCCCCGATCTCGACCTCCATGCTCATGAGCGCAGAGTTCAACCTCCTCGGCCAGCGAAACCCTAGCTTCATGATCCACTTCAAACCCCAATTCGGCGACTTCTCGATCAAGAAATCACACTCCTCGTCTCGGTTCGACGCGAATAGTCTCAACGGATCGGTCTCGGAGGAGGATCCGTCGATCGAGGTTGTGGATTCTCCGGCGAAGGTGACTCTTTTTCCGTCGGCGGCTTCGGCTGGAGACATCGCTGGGTTGTTGTCTGGGGTTGAGGTCGCGGCGAGGACGAGTTTGCCTGTGAGGGGACGCGCCGTTGTGAATTTCAGGTGGGGGGTTAGGGTTCCGGCGGAGATTAGACGGGAGTTTGATCCGACGGCTGTGGTTTCTCTGAGGAGGTTTCCGTTTCTGGTGATGGATAAGATTGGGATCGAACACGTGGATGGTAAACCCACGGGGGACACGGGTAGTGGTGGTGTTGATTTGGGGAAGGTGTGTTTGTTTATGGAGGAGCTTCGGTCGGAGAACAGGGAGTTGAAGAGAGCTGTCGAAGATCTCAGGGGAGTGATGATGTCAAACGTTTCGCCGTTCTCGCAGGCGACAGTAGATTACGGATCGCACTCAAAGCAACGTGAAGCTGAGAGGAGCAATAACAAAAGCAAGAGCAACAATGGTAGAGCAAGAGCTGATCGGTGGAGCAGCGAGAGGACGACGTCGGATTGCGGCGGGAAGAAAAGCAAGGAAGAGGGTGACGTGGCGGAGGAGCTGAAGAAAGCTTTGAAAGGAGCTGCTTAA
- the LOC106312638 gene encoding UPF0202 protein At3g57940: MRKKVDERIRTLIENGVKLRHRSMFVIIGDKSRDQIVNLHHMLSKAVIKSNPSVLWCYKDKLDISSHKKKRTKQLKRLRERGQLDPEKLDAFSRLLDVGRVTHCLYKDSERILGNTFGMCILQDFEALTPNLLARTIETVEGGGMIVLILRSLTSLTSLCTMVMDVHDRFRTESHSEAAGRFNERFLLSIASCKACVVMDDELNILPLSSHIRSITPVPTEMDSEGLSEAERELKNLKDELSDDFPVGPLIKKCCTLDQGKAVVTFFDAILDKALRSIVALIASRGRGKSAALGLAVAGAVAAGYSNIYITAPSPDNLKTFFEFVCKGFDALEYKEHLDYDVVKSANPDFKKAIVRINIIKQHRQTIQYIQPHEHEKLSQVELLVIDEAAAIPLPVVKSLLGPYLVFLSSTVSGYEGTGRSLSLKLLQQLDEQSRAPATGLEGSLSGCLFKKIELNESIRYASGDPIESWLNGLLCLDVATSLPNPSCHPRPSECDLYYVNRDTLFSYHKDSEMFLQRMMALCVSSHYKNSPNDLQLLADAPAHHLFVLLAPVDESQSKLPDILCVIQVCLEGQISQSSALKSLRDGHSPYGDQIPWKFCEQFRDIEFPHLSGARIVRIAVHPNAMKMGYGSAAVELLTRYFEGQISPILEADNEADVEHSPIRVTEAAEKVSMLEEQVKPRTNLPPLLVPLNERRPERLHYIGVSFGLTLDLFRFWRKHNFAPFYVSQIPSAVTGEHTSMLLKPLKNDELEVNESEELGFFAPFYKDFRIRFSKLLSDKFKKMDYKLAMSVLNPKINFTGIDSSDGFLKTLDGVLSPFDTERLRVFTNNMTDFNLVYDICKTLAHQYFEEKIPVSLSYVQASVLLCLGLQESEFSSIERQMQLERGQIHSLLLKVLRELYKYLNGIAAKEIELTRPRLQRRVLEPHNVSVDDDLREGAKQVEEQMKEKTEGSTDAELQQYVIGDKEAEALKHSKIPASGIVSVESTKLENQNGSDKTPKKRSKDKHSSESKSKSSKKRKA; encoded by the exons ATGAGGAAGAAGGTAGACGAACGTATCAGGACTCTAATTGAGAACGGTGTCAAACTGAGACACCGTTCCATGTTTGTCATCATCGGTGACAAGTCTCGTGACCAG ATTGTGAACCTCCACCACATGTTGTCAAAGGCAGTGATTAAGTCTAATCCGAGTGTCTTGTGGTGCTACAAGGACAAGCTCGACATCAGCAG TCATAAGAAGAAGCGTACGAAGCAGCTGAAGAGACTGAGGGAGAGAGGACAGCTGGACCCTGAGAAGCTTGACGCCTTCTCGCGTTTGCTTGATGTGGGAAGAGTTACTCATTGCTTGTACAAAGACTCTGAACGTATCCTTGGAAACACTTTCGGCATGTGCATCTTACAG GATTTTGAAGCTTTGACTCCCAATCTACTAGCGAGGACGATTGAGACTGTGGAAGGGGGTGGGATGATTGTGTTGATATTACGATCACTTACTTCGCTAACTAGTCTATGCACAATGGTTATG GATGTCCATGACAGATTCAGAACCGAGTCGCATTCTGAAGCTGCGGGCCGATTCAATGAACGTTTTCTGCTATCAATTGCTTCATGCAAAGCATGTGTTGTCATGGATGATGAGCTGAATATATTGCCGCTTTCCTCTCATATCAGATCTATTACTCCAGTTCCTACAGAAATG GATTCCGAGGGCCTCTCTGAGGCAGAACGGGAGCTGAAGAATTTGAAAGATGAACTAAGTGATGATTTTCCAGTTGGTCCTTTGATCAAGAAATGCTGTACACTGGATCAG GGCAAAGCTGTTGTCACCTTTTTTGATGCAATTCTGGATAAGGCTCTTCGCAGCATAGTTGCTTTGATTGCTAGTCGAGGGCGTGGAAAATCTGCTGCACTTGGTTTAGCTGTTGCCGGTGCCGTAGCTGCTGG GTACTCAAACATTTACATTACTGCACCAAGCCCTGACAACTTGAAAACATTCTTTGAGTTTGTTTGCAAAGGTTTTGATGCACTTGAATATAAG GAGCACCTTGATTATGATGTTGTGAAAAGTGCGAATCCTGATTTCAAAAAAGCTATTGTACGGATAAATATCATCAAGCAGCATAGACAAACTATCCAG TATATACAACCGCACGAGCATGAGAAGCTCTCACAAGTAGAGTTGTTGGTTATTGATGAAGCGGCAGCTATTCCTTTACCAGTTGTGAAGTCTTTGCTTGGTCCTTATCTAGTTTTCCTGTCCTCAACTGTCAGCGG GTATGAAGGCACTGGTAGATCTTTATCACTGAAGCTTCTCCAACAATTAGATGAGCAAAGCCGGGCTCCAGCTACTGGTCTTGAAGGCTCTCTTTCTG GTTGTCTTTTTAAGAAGATAGAACTTAATGAGTCTATTAGATACGCTTCTGGAGATCCAATAGAATCCTGGCTTAATGGCTTGCTTTGCCTTGACGTTGCTACTAGTCTGCCCAATCCTTCATG CCATCCTCGGCCAAGTGAGTGCGACCTCTATTATGTCAACCGAGACACACTCTTTTCTTATCACAAAGATAGTGAAATGTTTCTACAG AGAATGATGGCGCTATGTGTCTCTTCTCACTACAAGAACTCTCCTAATGATCTTCAACTGCTGGCTGATGCTCCTGCCCATCATTTATTTGTGTTACTTG CTCCTGTTGATGAGTCCCAAAGCAAACTTCCTGATATACTCTGTGTTATCCAG GTCTGTCTGGAAGGACAGATATCTCAGAGCTCAGCTCTCAAAAGTTTAAGGGATGGCCATTCACCATATGGAGACCAGATTCCATGGAAATTCTGTGAACAGTTCCGGGACATTGAATTTCCACATCTCTCTGGTGCTCGCATTGTACGCATAGCAGTCCACCCTAACGCCATGAAG ATGGGATATGGTTCTGCTGCAGTCGAGCTCTTGACCAG ATATTTTGAGGGCCAGATTTCTCCAATCTTAGAAGCAGATAATGAAGCTGATGTTGAGCATTCACCCATTAGAGTTACAGAGGCTGCTGAGAAG GTCTCCATGCTCGAAGAGCAAGTAAAGCCTCGCACAAATCTTCCACCTCTACTGGTTCCACTCAATGAACGACGACCCGAGAGGCTCCACTACATTGGTGTCTCCTTTGGTCTTACTTTGGACCTATTCCGGTTTTGGAGAAAGCATAATTTTGCTCCTTTCTACGTTAGCCAAATCCCA AGTGCTGTGACTGGTGAGCACACAAGCATGCTTTTAAAACCTTTAAAGAATGACGAGCTAGAAGTCAACGAGTCCGAGGAGTTGGGTTTCTTTGCTCCCTTCTATAAAG ATTTCCGGATAAGGTTCTCTAAGCTTTTGAGTGATAAATTCAAAAAGATGGATTATAAACTTGCAATGAG CGTCTTAAACCCCAAGATCAACTTCACAGGGATTGATTCATCAGACGGATTTTTGAAGACACTTGACGGTGTACTTTCTCCATTTGATACGGAGAGGCTCAGAGTGTTCACCAACAATATGACCGACTTCAATCTG GTTTATGACATCTGCAAAACACTAGCACATCAGTACTTTGAAGAGAAGATCCCTGTATCACTGTCATATGTTCAGGCATCTGTATTACTGTGCTTGGGATTGCAGGAGTCTGAGTTCTCTAGCATTGAG AGACAAATGCAGTTGGAGAGGGGACAGATACACTCTCTTCTCTTGAAAGTCTTAAGGGAGTTATACAAATATCTGAACGGGATTGCAGCAAAGGAGATTGAATTAACCCGCCCTCGTTTGCAAAGG AGAGTGCTTGAACCTCACAATGTATCTGTCGACGATGATCTCAGGGAAGGAGCAAAACAAGTCGAG GAACAAATGAAGGAGAAGACAGAAGGATCAACTGATGCAGAGCTTCAACAATATGTAATTGGAGACAAAGAAGCAGAGGCTCTGAAACATTCAAAGATCCCTGCAAGTGGTATTGTCAGTGTTGAGTCTACCAAATTGGAGAATCAAAATGGTTCTGATAAAACCCCCAAAAAGAGAAGCAAGGATAAGCATTCCTCTGAGTCTAAATCCAAATCTTCCAAGAAGAGAAAAGCCTGA
- the LOC106312223 gene encoding uncharacterized protein LOC106312223 isoform X2, with amino-acid sequence MAKPENNENHQTWSTWEELLLACAVHRHGIDSWDSVAAEIHKQNSSSRTLTASDCRHKYHDLKRRFSPGGDTVSEISGWLEELRKLRVDELRREVERYDLSISSLQMKVKRLEDEREKSLKEEAEKVTESPDLVKITETVNNSDVPVIEPNREIDESIEEKPNRIGGDETDEKPVREDSGRGSCESVAKDSERGDSVREGKDSPELKLEEEVKETSDVQSSASLPRKEKPVGHDQPDNEDQSLAVNKTLVKSRPLIEFIEMLCSHPIGSHFSRRLESQETPEEYERIIRQHIDFDLIRTRVEEGYYESSKTKFHRDLLVLINNAKVFYGERSPDSNSATQLHELIKKQMTTLNTSNQTSPTKDEPLVTSKEEELTLLSLKTEVSVSVKACRKRSSLAVRSSEPFKKKTNIVPTTDENEKKQVSETEEEDETTTDKDEEPIVPKKTPRGRTTTTSSSAKKIGTRNVVKTSLDDDQKKSDQEKKGKTTANAVSKKQSAASFLKRMKGAETVLETVKDDSSSGKKGAEQRRSNTKHEKAVAGQKRTTPAKKNTSAASKREASEKEEGSSTRPKKRTRKL; translated from the exons ATGGCTAAACCGGAAAACAACGAAAATCATCAAACATGGAGCACATGGGAGGAGCTCCTCCTCGCCTGCGCCGTTCACCGTCACGGTATCGATTCGTGGGACTCCGTCGCCGCCGAAATCCACAAACAAAACTCTTCTTCTCGTACACTCACCGCCTCCGACTGTCGTCACAAATACCACGATCTCAAACGACGATTCTCCCCCGGGGGAGATACCGTCTCCGAGATCTCTGGGTGGCTCGAGGAGCTGAGAAAGCTCCGCGTCGATGAGCTCCGTCGAGAAGTCGAACGTTACGATCTATCCATTTCGTCTTTGCAGATGAAGGTGAAGAGATTGGAAGATGAGAGAGAGAAGAGCTTAAAGGAGGAGGCGGAGAAGGTTACCGAATCTCCAGATCTGGTTAAAATCACGGAAACGGTTAACAACTCCGACGTTCCGGTTATCGAGCCGAACCGGGAAATCGACGAATCAATTGAAGAAAAACCGAACCGGATCGGGGGAGATGAAACCGATGAGAAACCGGTTAGGGAGGATTCGGGTAGGGGAAGTTGCGAGAGCGTGGCGAAGGACTCGGAGAGAGGTGACTCAGTAAGAGAGGGTAAAGACTCGCCCGAGTTGAAATTAGAGGAAGAAGTGAAAGAAACGAGTGACGTGCAAAGCTCGGCGAGCTTACCGAGAAAGGAGAAGCCGGTGGGACACGACCAACCGGATAACGAGGATCAATCTCTGGCCGTTAATAAGACGCTCGTTAAATCTAGGCCGTTGATTGAATTCATCGAGATGCTTTGCTCTCATCCTATTGGCTCCCATTTTTCGCGCCGGCTCGAGAGCCAG GAAACACCTGAGGAGTACGAGAGGATAATAAGGCAGCACATAGACTTTGACCTGATTCGAACTCGTGTAGAAGAAGGTTATTACGAAAGCTCCAAGACCAAGTTTCATCGAGATTTACTTGTACTAATCAACAACGCCAAGGTTTTCTACGGCGAGCGATCTCCTGACTCTAACTCCGCAACGCAGCTTCACGAACTCATCAAGAAACAGATGACTACTCTCAACACGTCTAATCAAACATCACCAACAAAAGACGAACCCTTGGTGACGTCTAAGGAGGAGGAACTCACACTGTTGTCTCTGAAGACAGAAGTGTCCGTATCTGTTAAAGCTTGTAGGAAACGTAGTTCCTTAGCTGTTAGATCTTCTGAACCGTTCAAGAAAAAAACTAACATAGTTCCAACGACGGATGAGAATGAGAAGAAGCAAGTTTCAGAGACGGAGGAGGAAGATGAAACCACCACTGATAAAGATGAGGAACCTATTGTTCCCAAGAAGACGCCTAGAGGAAGAACAACAACAACCTCATCATCAGCTAAAAAAATTGGAACCAGAAACGTTGTTAAGACCAGTTTGGATGATGATCAGAAGAAAAGTGATCAAGAAAAGAAGGGTAAGACCACAGCAAATGCCGTCTCAAAGAAGCAAAGCGCGGCAAGTTTTCTTAAGAGAATGAAAGGAGCTGAAACTGTGCTAGAGACGGTGAAGGATGATTCCTCTAGTGGAAAGAAAGGAGCTGAACAGAGGAGAAGTAACACTAAGCATGAAAAAGCTGTTGCAGGTCAGAAACGAACAACACCTGCAAAGAAAAACACAAGTGCAGCCTCTAAAAGAGAAGCTAGTGAAAAGGAGGAAGGTTCTTCTACTCGCCCAAAGAAACGTACAAGGAAGTTATGA
- the LOC106310534 gene encoding uncharacterized protein LOC106310534: MQLKASSSSSSSPSMKLKTLIQNLLAHPLYRFLRAVSRAKSIFLEMSKHNNKKRKLTMFYPRKASKNQRKIFFGSFRLHYNWCSSDVVPVPQPFPFSVSDINGGEDDESQLSGYLEWLEHKKVEDLEEVRDDAGANDDDDIDHLADMFIANCHEKFLLEKVESYRRFQEMLERGL, encoded by the coding sequence ATGCAGCTCAAAGCATCATCATCTTCCTCATCATCACCCTCCATGAAACTCAAAACCCTAATACAAAATCTCCTCGCACACCCTCTCTACCGTTTCCTTAGAGCTGTCTCTAGAGCTAAATCAATCTTTCTAGAGATGTCTAAACACAACAACAAGAAACGAAAGCTGACGATGTTTTATCCAAGAAAGGCTTCCAAGAATCAACGCAAGATCTTCTTTGGATCGTTCAGATTGCACTACAATTGGTGTTCATCTGATGTTGTTCCTGTGCCTCAGCCTTTCCCTTTTTCTGTCTCTGACATCAATGGTGGAGAAGATGATGAATCTCAGCTCTCTGGCTACCTCGAATGGCTGGAGCACAAGAAGGTCGAGGATTTGGAAGAGGTAAGAGATGATGCAGGAGCCAATGATGATGATGATATTGATCATTTGGCTGATATGTTCATTGCTAATTGCCACGAGAAGTTCTTGCTGGAGAAAGTCGAATCTTACAGGAGGTTTCAAGAAATGTTAGAAAGGGGTTTGTGA
- the LOC106309180 gene encoding uncharacterized protein LOC106309180 — protein sequence MVTLMLAEKNDELLIKNHNSRPTGAKAFPEVNATAVEYSGRRNHTNRGRGRRFNNKRGKPYYPKSIRSNKWVRSEQPHKGKETEEDTTKKSETVCYRCGCKGHWSRTCRTPPHLCKLYQESIKGKAKEVNLTENVEGTSYLESSDFANELD from the coding sequence ATGGTAACACTCATGTTGGCTGAAAAGAACGATGAGTTACTAATCAAAAACCATAATTCCCGACCTACGGGAGCCAAGGCATTTCCCGAAGTGAATGCTACGGCGGTAGAATATTCGGGAAGGAGAAACCATACCAATCGAGGTCGTGGTCGGCGTTTCAACAACAAACGTGGAAAGCCTTACTATCCTAAAAGTATTAGATCTAACAAATGGGTTAGATCTGAACAACCTCATAAAGGCAAAGAAACCGAAGAGGATACCACAAAGAAAAGTGAGACTGTATGTTACAGATGTGGATGTAAAGGACATTGGTCCCGTACCTGTCGTACTCCCCCACATTTGTGCAAGTTATATCAAGAGTCCATAAAAGGAAAGGCTAAAGAGGTGAACCTCACGGAAAACGTTGAAGGGACCTCATACCTTGAATCCTCTGATTTCGCAAATGAGCTGGACTAG